One region of Thiomonas intermedia genomic DNA includes:
- a CDS encoding class I SAM-dependent methyltransferase yields the protein MSLQHWLQTPPGRYALAWEQGQIDRVVNDIFGYHALQLGNPALQGLAHNRMPHRWLALNGAEPAQLDLPGVRPACLLPEHYGGEPVYAEPGLVDAVGVAAEHAAESAQLPPEPLPPDPNAIHTEHLQCDFTALPFPAQSLDLVVLPHTLEWVDDPHACLREVDRVLVPGGQVVISGFNTWSLWGMRQLLGRVGGGWYLPQHGEFLAPRRVRDWLRLLSFEVTQGRFGCYRPAMCSPLWLHRWRFMDKAGDRWWPVFGAVYFLAAIKRVPAMRLVGKVELRTKRRAVALQPVAQQRVKTKI from the coding sequence ATGAGCCTGCAGCACTGGCTGCAGACTCCACCCGGTCGCTATGCGCTGGCTTGGGAACAGGGTCAGATCGACCGCGTGGTGAACGACATTTTCGGCTATCACGCCCTGCAACTCGGCAACCCTGCGCTGCAGGGGCTGGCCCACAACCGCATGCCGCATCGCTGGCTGGCGCTCAATGGCGCCGAGCCGGCCCAGCTCGATCTGCCCGGCGTGCGTCCGGCCTGCCTGCTGCCCGAGCATTACGGCGGCGAGCCGGTCTATGCCGAGCCCGGCCTCGTCGATGCCGTGGGCGTGGCCGCCGAACATGCAGCCGAAAGCGCCCAACTCCCCCCCGAGCCGCTGCCGCCCGATCCGAACGCCATTCATACCGAACACCTGCAATGCGACTTCACCGCGCTGCCGTTTCCCGCCCAGTCGCTCGACCTGGTGGTGCTGCCGCATACGCTCGAATGGGTGGACGACCCGCACGCCTGCCTGCGCGAGGTTGACCGCGTGCTGGTGCCCGGCGGGCAGGTCGTCATCAGCGGTTTCAACACCTGGAGCCTGTGGGGCATGCGCCAACTGCTCGGCCGCGTGGGGGGCGGCTGGTATCTGCCCCAGCACGGCGAATTTCTCGCCCCCCGCCGCGTGCGCGATTGGCTGCGGCTGCTGAGCTTTGAAGTCACCCAAGGCCGCTTCGGCTGCTACCGGCCCGCGATGTGCTCGCCGCTCTGGCTGCACCGCTGGCGCTTCATGGACAAGGCGGGCGACCGCTGGTGGCCCGTGTTCGGCGCGGTGTATTTTCTCGCGGCCATCAAGCGCGTGCCCGCCATGCGCCTGGTTGGCAAGGTGGAACTGCGCACCAAACGCCGAGCCGTGGCGCTGCAGCCCGTGGCGCAGCAACGCGTCAAGACCAAGATCTGA